The DNA region TGCTGGGGCGCCGTCGCGCGCTGCTGCTGTGTGCGCTTCCGCTGCTGCTGCTGGTCGTCGCGGTGGCGGTGCGTCTGCTCGGCGACGTCGACGACGACATCACCAAGCAGCTCCTCGGCGGTTTCGCGATGGCGACCATCGTCCCGCTCATCGGCGTCGTCGCCGGGACGGGCGCCATCGCGCCGGAGATCGACGACGGTTCGGTGGTGTATCTGCTGTCGAAGCCGCTGCGCCGCTCCAGCATCGTCGTCACGAAGCTGCTCGTCGCGATCGGTGTGACGGTCGTCTTCTCGGCCGTTCCCACGTTCGTGGCGGGTTACGTCCTCAACGGCGACAGCCAGCAGATCGCCTCGGCCTACGCGGTCGCCGCCGCTGCCGCGTCCGTCGCCTACAGTGCGCTGTTCCTGCTGCTGGGCACGGTCTCCCGGCACGCGGTCGTGATCGGCCTGGTCTACGCGCTGATCTGGGAGGCGCTGTTCGGGAGTCTGGTGCCGGGCGCGCGGGAGCTTTCGGTGCAGCAGTGGGCGCTGACGCTGGCGCAGAAGGTCGGCGGCAGCGGCGCGGGCATCACCTCCGAGGTGGGCATGGCCACGGGTGTGACGCTGCTGGCCGCGGCCACGGTGGGCGGTGCCTGGTTCGCGAGCCGCAAGCTTCGTACGTTGACGCTCGCCGGGGAGGAGTGACCGGCCCGGCGTGCGGGCGTGACGGGTGAGGGGCGGGGCCGCGGTCGGTGAAGACCGCGGCCCCGCCCTCTTACGTGTGACGGGCGCCGGCCGCGAGGGGGCTGCCGCGCACCCGGTGCCGGGCGGTGAGGCGTGTGGTGCGCCGACCGGCAGATGAGACGCCGGACGCGTCCGCTCACGGGCGCGGCTAACGTGTCCTCATGTCACCAGCGAGCCGCTACGCCTACCTCGGCCCTGAGGGGACCTTCACCGAGGCCGCCCTGCGCACCCTCCCCGAGGCCGCCACCCGCGATCTGATCCCGATGGTGTCCGTGCCCGCCGCTTTGGACGCCGTACGCAACGGGGAGGCCGCCGCGGCTCTGGTTCCCATCGAGAACTCCGTGGAGGGCGGTGTCACGGCGACACTCGACGAGCTGGCGAGCGGCCGTCCGCTGATGATCTACCGCGAGGTGCTGCTGCCGATCGCGTTCGCGCTGCTGGCCCGGCCGGGCACTCCGATGGAGAGCATCAAGACGGTCACGGGCCATCCGGTCTCGCAGCCGCAGGTGCGGCGCTGGACGGCGGAGCATCTCCCGGACGCGGTGTGGGAGTCGGCGGCGTCCAACGCCGACGGCGCGCGGCTGGTGCAGGAGGGCCGCTACGACGCGGCGTTCGCGGGCGAGTTCGCCGCCGCCACCTACGGTCTGGAGCCGCTGGTGACGGGCATCCACGACGCGGACGACGCGGTGACGCGTTTCGTGCTGGTGGGCCGCCCGGCGCGGCCGGCGGCGGCGACCGGCTCGGACAAGACGTCGGTGGTCTTCTGGCTGCGCGACGACCATCCGGGCGCGCTGCTGGAGGTCCTTCAGGAGTTCGCGTCGCGCGGCGTGAACATGATGCGCATCGAGTCCCGGCCCACCGGGGAGGGCATCGGCCGCTACTGCTTCTCGGTGGACTGTGAGGGCCATGTGCAGGACCGCCGGGTGGGGGACGTGCTGATGGGTCTGAAGCGTGCGTGCGAGCAGGTGCGCTACCTCGGTTCGTATCCGCGTGCCGACGGCGGTCACGCGGTGGAGCGGCCGGGCACGACGGACGCGGAGTTCGTGGAGGCGGCGGACTGGCTGACGCGCTGCATGGACGGCAGGGGCTGAACGCGGCACCTGCGGTTCGGGGGCGGCTCGGGCGGTTCCGGTGGTGTGCGGGGCTGTGACGAGGGACGCGGCGGGCCGCTCCCAAAAGTTATCCACAGGGCCTCGGCGTTCCTGTGCACAACTCGTGGGCTCGTAAAGGGTGTTACGGGCAAATCGGAATGAAGACCTCAAAGGGCTTCGCAACGCATTCCGTCCTGTTTCGTCACGGCAATTCTCCTCGATCACACTTCTGTGTGAGACAACCCCGCTCGAACGAGTGCTTGCTACATGTTTGGGGCGAGATATCCGGGGTGGGCGGGATTCCCAGGAACGATCTCCTCCACAATCCACAGCCGCCCCCGGGGCCCTGTGGAAAGTATTGAGGGGGTGTGGGGCGGGCTGTGGATAAGTCCGTGGACAACTCCCCCCGCTCCGCCCGCGATTCCCCTCCCGGCGCCCCACTCGCCCCTCTCCCGCGCCCACTTCACGCACCGCGCCCGCTGCCTCAACTCCCGCTCCCCGGCGCAGAGATGGCAGGTGGGGCAGGTGCGAAACGCCCGTTCACGCCGGGCGCGGCCCGCACGTGGTGCGGCACCGAGAGCCCGCCGATCTCCCCCGGAGTCGGGCAACTCCGGCCGATAGCCGACCATTTCCGATGGAATTTCCGGGTCCGCCACCGCCGTGGTACTCGGTCGAGACGGAGAGGTCCCACCGGTACCCTGACGGGGTGATTGACCTCCGACTGCTCCGTGACGATCCCGAAAGTGTCCGCGAATCCCAGCGCGCCCGCGGAGAGGACGTCGGCATCGTCGACGCCCTGCTCTCCGCGGACGAACGGCGAAGGTCGTCCAGCGTCAGCTTCGACGAACTGCGCTCCGAGCAGAAGCAGCTCGGCAAGCTGATTCCCAAGGCCGACGGCGACGAGAAGGCCGAACTGCTGAAGAAGGCCGGTGAACTCTCCGCCGCCGTGAAGGCCGCCGACGCCGCGCAGAACGAAGCCGCCGAGGAGACCCAGCGGCTGCTGCGCCAGCTCGGCAACGTCGTACACCCGGACGTACCGGTGGGCGGCGAGGAGGACTTCACCGTCCGCGAGACGATCGGCTCGCCACGCGACTTCGCCGCCGAGGGCTTCGAACCGAAGGACCACCTCGAACTCGGCCAGCTCCTCGGAGCGATCGACGTCGAGCGCGGCGCCAAGGTCTCCGGCTCGCGCTTCTACTACCTCACCGGCGTCGGCGCCCTGCTGGAGCTGGCCCTCGTCAACGCCGCCGTCGCCCAGGCCACCGAGGCGGGCTTCACGCCCATGCTCACACCGGCTCTCGTGAAGCCGCAGGCCATGGAGGGCACCGGCTTCCTCGGGCAGGCAGCCCAGGACGTCTACCACCTGGAGAAGGACGACTTCTATCTGGTGGGCACCTCCGAAGTGCCCCTCGCCGGCTACCACATGGACGAGATCATCGACGCCTCCCGGCTGCCGCTGCGCTACGCCGCCTTCTCGCCCTGCTTCCGCCGCGAGGCCGGTTCGTACGGCAAGGACACCCGGGGGATCTTCCGGGTCCACCAGTTCGACAAGGTGGAGATGTTCTCCTACGTCGCGCCCGAGGACTCCGAGGCGGAGCATCTGCGCCTGCTGGAGTGGGAGAAGCAGTGGCTTACGGCCCTGGAGCTGCCGTTCCAGGTGATCGACGTCGCCACGGGCGATCTCGGCTCCTCCGCGGCCCGCAAGTACGACTGTGAGGCGTGGATCCCGACACAGGCCAAGTACCGGGAGCTGACGTCGACTTCGGACTGCACCGAGTTCCAGTCGCGGAGGCTGTCGATCCGGATGCGCGACGGCAAGAACGTAAGGCCGCTCGCGACGCTCAACGGCACGCTCTGCGCGGTGCCGCGCACGATCGTCGCGCTGCTGGAGAACCACCAGCAGGCGGACGGTTCGGTGCGGGTGCCCGAGCTGCTGCGTCCCTATCTGGGCGGGCGGGAGCGCCTGGAGCCGGTGGACGGCAAGTGACGGGCGAGCCCGGGGAGTCCGCAGCGGCCGGGCGGTTCCCCTACCGGCTGATCGCCACCGACCTCGACGGCACCCTGCTGCGCGACGACGGTACGGTCTCCCCCCGTACGCGCGCCGCGCTGGAGGCGGCCTGCGGGCGCGGCGCCGAACACATCGTGGTCACCGGCCGTGCGGTGCCGTGGACCCGGGACATCCTGGATGGCATGGGCTACAAGGGCCTCGCCGTCTGCGGTCAGGGCGCGCAGGTCTACGACACGGCCGCCGGGCGCATGGTGACGTCGGTGACGCTGGACCGGGGACTGGCACGGGCCGCCGTCGCCAGGATCGAGGCGGAGACGGGCCCGCTGACGATCGCCGCCTCACAGGACGGCACCGACGGCCAGGTGCTGATCGGGCCCGGCTATCGGGAGCAGGGCAAGGGCCTGCCCGCCGTGCGGTGCGCCGACGCCGAGGAGCTGTGGGCCGCGCCGCTGAACAAGCTGTACCTCCAGCATCCTGCCCTGGGCGACGACGAGTTGGCGAAGGCGGCGCGGGCCGTGGCGGGCGATCTGGTGAGCATCACCATGGCCGGGGAGGACCTGGTGGAGATGCTTCCGCTGGGCTTGAGCAAGGCGAAGGGCCTGGCGATCGCCGCGCGGCGGCTGGGCGTCTCGGCCGGGCAGACGATCGCGTTCGGCGACATGCCCAACGACGTCCCCATGTTCGGCTGGGCCGCGCACGGCGTCGCGATGGCGGACGCCCACCCCGAACTGCTCGCGGTCGCCGACGAGGTGACCGCTTCCAACGACGACGACGGCATCGCGGTCGTGCTGGAACGCCTTCTGGCGTCTTCCTGACCCTCCCGGTCCGAGCCACTACGGCGGTACGGGAGCGGCGCGTCACTCGACGGACCGGTCCCCGGACCCGTCCGCGTCTGCGTCTTCGCCCTCGCCGTAGAGGGCCGTGACGGATGTGGCCGCACTCATCAACTCGGCGCGTGCTGCCGCCGGTTCGAGCACCTCCACGTCGGCTCCGAACTGGAGTAGCTGGCGGGCGGCACGCAGCACCGGATAGGCGAGGCTCACGGCGACCCAGTCGTCGGCCCCCGGCGACTGCGCCGGAACAGCCGCCTCCGCGCCGTTGCCGTCACCGCGCTCATCACGCTCATCACGCTCACCGCGTTCGCTGCCGCTGTCGGCGCCCTCGCCCCTGCCCTCCACGTCCGCGTTCTCCGCGTCCGTGTTCTCGACGCCCGAGTCGTCCGCGTCCGGGTCCTCCGCGCCCGGGTCCTCCGCGTCCGTGTCGCCAAGTTCCGTGCCTGCAAGTTCCTCGTCTTCGACGTGCACGACGAACGGGCCGACGATGCGCCGGAACATCTCCAGGCGCCCCCGCCGGACGCGGACGCTCAGCCGCACGTTCGCGGGCCGTTCCTCGACCTGGCGGCGCAACGCCTCCCAGGCGTCGGCCAGTTCGACCCCGTCCCTGCGCCGCACGGGCGCCTCCGTGACGGTCGCGTCGAGTATCCGGTCCGCGCGGAAGAGCTGCGCACGGGCCCTGCGGTCCGCCACGAGATACCAGGTGCCCGCCTTCGCGACGAGCCCGTACGGGTCGACGGTGTAGCGGTGCGTGGTGGTCTCGCCGCCGTGCCGGTAGCGGATGCGCAGCCTGCGGTCGGTGAAGACGGCCGTGTTGAGGACGTCGAGGTCGACGGAGGGCTGCGGCCCGGCAAGCCAGCGGCCGGGGTCGACGAGGATGCGGCGGCTGGTGAGTTCGGCCGCTGGGCGGTGCGGTGCCGGAAGAGCCGCCATCACCTTGCGCAGCGCCGAGCCGATTGCGCCGTCCAGGCCGAGCGCGGAGTGGGTTCCCTGTGCGGCGAGTACGAACAGTGCGCGTGCCTCGTCCGAGGTGAGGCCGGTGACGTCCGTACGGAACCCGTCGAGCAGCGATATGCCTCCGTGCCGCCCCCGCTCCGCGTAGACGGGGACGCCCGCGGTCGAGAGGGACTCCACGTCGCGGTAGATGGTGCGGGTGGAGACCTCCAGGCGCCGGGCCAGTTCGTCGGCGCGTACCCGGCCACGGGTCTGGAGCAGCAGCAGGATCGAGAGCAGGCGGTCCGACTTCACGTTCGCCAGCATGCCGTAAACCTGACGGCGGGTGTCAGGAAAAGGGGGGAAGGTCTGTGCGTCCGCGGGCGACAGCCGCCCGCAGCAACCGTCCACTTCCCGGCTGTCCGCCGGATCTCGAGGAGCCACCGACCATGAACGCAGACGCATCCGCAGCCCAGGACCCTTCGACGAGCGACCCGCGTCCCGTCTACGAGCGCGCCGCCGAACAGATGGCGTCCCTGTTCGAGGCGGTACGGCCCGGACAGCTCACGGACCCCACCCCGTGCGGCGAATTCGACGTGGGCGCCCTCCTCAGCCATGTCGTCGGCGGCACCCTGCGCATCGCGCAGGTCGGCGAGGGCGGCGGCCCCGGTGAGCCCGACCCGGACGCGAAGGTCGACTCCGGGGTCTCCGGCGTACCGGACGACGGCTGGATCGAGCCGTATGCGCAGGCCCGCGGGCGCTTCGCGGCGGCCTGGGCCGACGACGCCAGACTGGACGAGCCGGTCACCGTGCCGTGGGGGACGATGCCGGGCCGCTTCGCGCTCGCGGGCAGCGTGATGGAGGTCGTCACCCACTCCTGGGATCTGGCGCAGGCGCTCGGACGGCAGGACCTGCTCGACCCCGCGCTGGCGAGCTTCGCGCTGGCCGTGGCCCGGCAGGCGGTGCCGGAGGAGCGCGGCGAGGGCGTGCCGTTCGGGCCGCCGCTGAGCGCGCCCGAGGGCACCGACGACTACGGGCGGCTCGCGGCGTGGCTGGGCCGCGGCTGGGACCCGGCACCGGTCGCGGGCCGGGGTGCGGAGCAGGGCGCGGGGCAGTCGGGCCGGGACCGCGAGCACGGCCGTGACTGACGGGGCACCGGGGAGCGCCGCGCGGGCCGCGAACTCCGGGTCCGCGAACACCCGGTCTGCGAAATCCGGGTCTGTGAAATCCGGGTCCCCGAACTCCGGGTCCGCGGACGCCGGTTCGGCCCTCGGCGACGGGAACGTACGCGGCCGCCTGCTGAGACCCGCGGACGCCGAGTACGCCGACGAGACCCAAGGCTTCCAGGCCGCCTACCGGCACCGGCCCGATCTGATCGTCCGCGCCGCGGGCGCCGACGACGTCGCCGCCGCGGTCGGGCACGCCGCCGCGCACCGTATGCCCGTAGCCGTGCAGGCCACCGGCCACGGGCTGACGTCGCCGCAGCACGGCGGCATGCTGATCAGCACACGCCGCATGTCGGAGGTCCGCGTCGACCCCGGCGCCCGCACGGCGTGGATCGGCGCGGGCGTGCGCTGGGGCCGGGTCGTGGAGCAGGCCGCACGTTACGGGCTCGCACCGCTGAGCGGTTCGGGACCGGGCGTGGGCGCTGTCTCCTACACGCTGAACGGCGGAGTCGGCCTGCTCGCCCGGGAGTTCGGCTACGCGGCCGACCATGTGCGCGTCGTCGAGATCGTCACGGCGGACGCCCGCGTCCGGCACGTCACGGCGGACCGCGACCCGGAACTGTTCTGGGCGCTGCGCGGCGGCGGAGGCGGCCTCGGCGTGGTGACGGGCATGGAGATCGGGCTGATGCCCGTCGAGCGTTTCCACGGCGGCCAGTTGATCTACGACGGAGGGTCGGCCGGTGAGGTGCTGGAGGCGTGGCGCGAGTGGACGGCGACCGCGCCGGAACGGCTGACGTCGTCGCTGACGCTGATGCGCTACCCGGATCTGCCGGTGCTGCCCGGTCATCTGCGCGGTAGACACGTCGTACAGATCCAGCTCGTACTCGACGGCGGTGAAGCGGAGGGCGAGCGGCTCGTGGCGCCGCTGCGTGCGGCCGGGCCGCGGATCTCGGAGACGCTGCGGACGATGCCGTACGGCGAGGGCGCGAGCGTGTACAACGAGCCGGATCAGCCGCACCCGTACCAGGGCGCGAACGTGCTGCTGGGAGAGCGGCTGCCGGACCGGGCGGCGCTGGATTCCGTGGTGGAGCTGACCGGGCCGTCGGCTCCGGCGATGACGGTGCTGAACCTGCGGCACATGGGCGGGGCGCTGTCCCGGGAGCCCGCGGTGCCCAACGCCGTCGGCGGCCGGGACGCGGGGTGGCTGATGACGGTGCTGTCGGTGCCGGACGCCGTCGAGGGCCCGGAGGGCTCAGAGGGCTCAGAGGGCTCGGAGGGCGAGGCCTCCGGCCCCTCGGCACCCGCAGGCCCTCGCGAGCTGCGGCTGCATCATCAGCGGGTGTTCGGCGAGGTGGCGCCGTGGACGGTGGGGACGAACCTCAACTTCCGGTACGGGCGCTCGGCGGGCGCGGCGCCCCACGCGGCGCGGGCGGCCTACCCGGCGGAGGCCCGGCGGCGCCTGGCCGAGCTGAAGGCGTCGCTGGATCCGCTGAATCTGTTCCGTTTCCAGCAGGGCCGGCTGGAGGACGCGGAGCCGGAGGCGCGGCAGGGGGCGTAGGGCCGAGCCCGGCACGGCCGGGCCGAGCCGTCGGGTGCGGGGCCGAGTCCGGTCGCCCGGATTCGGCCCCGCACCCGGTCCGTTCGCCGGCCCGTCGGACGGTCGTCGTCGCAGCCGCGACAGCCGTCGCCCTTGGCCGCCCCGCTCAGCCCTCCAGCAGGGCCTGCCCCACGTACTCGCCCTTCGACGGCCCGCCGGGCACGGCGAACAGCCCGCTGGCCTCATGCCGTACGTACCGCGACAGCGCGTCCCCGCGGTCGAGTTTCCGCTGCACCGGTACGAAGCCGCGCAGCGGATCGGCCTGCCAGGCGATGAAGAGCAGACCGGCGTCCGGCGCCCCGTCGTCGCGGAAGCCGTCGTGGTACGAGAAGGGGCGCCGCAGCATCGCGGCCCCGCCGTTCGTCGCGGGGGCCGAGACTCGTACATGGGCGTCCGCGGGGATGGCCGGGGACCCGCCCGTGCTCCTCTTCTCAAGGTCGGGATCGGTGTGCTCGGTGCCGCCCGAGAGCGGGGCGCCGTCGGACTTGCGGCGGCCGATGACCCTCTCCTGTTCCTTGAGCGGGATCTTGTCCCAGTCGTCCAGCAGCATCCGGATGCGGCGTACGACGGCGAACGAACCGTTCGCCATCCACGACGGTTTCGACGACGACGGCACGAAGATGCGGCCGTCGAAGTCGGGCTCCGAGGGCTTGGGGTTGTTCGTGCCGTCGACCTGGCCCATGAGGTTGCGCACCGTCATGGGGCGGCGGGTGGCGCCGGGGGTGCGGGTGAAGCCGTTCATCTGCCAGCGCAGCCGGGCCGTACCTGCGGCCTGACGCTGGATCTCACGCAGCGCGTCGAAGGCCACGAGGCCGTCGTCGCAGCCGATCTGCACCCACAGATCCCCGTCCGAACGCTTCTTGTCGAGGGCGTCGCCGGAGAAGTCGGGAAGCGGCGCGAGCCCGTCGGGCCGCTGCTTCTCAAGTCCCGTGCGGGAGAAGAAGGTACGGCCGAAGCCGAAGGTGACGGACAGGGAGCAGGGGCCCGCGTCGAGGGCGATTCCCGTGGAGTTCGCGGTCGACTCGTCCGCCATCAGCTCACGGGCCGTGCGCGACCAGCGCTTCAGCAGCGCGGCCGCCTGCTTGCGCCCCGCCCCGGAGACGAGGTCGAAGGCGAGCAGATGCCCGAAGGCCTGCAACGGCGTGGTGATTCCGGCCTGGTGCTTTCCGTGGAAGGGCACGCGCGTCGAACCGACGGACGTGACGGGCTTCGGTGCCTTGCGGTCGTCACGTGCGGCGGCCTGCGCGACCGCGCCGCCCGTGGCGCCGACGGCCAGACCGGTGGCTCCCGCCGCTCCGACTGTGCTGACGAGGCGCCGGCGTGAGACGCCGTTCGGTTCGTGGTCGTGCTGAGTCATGGCTGCTTCCTGGCGTGTTCCGACATGGGCGGGTGCGTTGCGGCGGGCCGTCGACTGCGCTCCCACATGCTCGCTCGCATGTGTTCGTACCGGCGCCGGTGCTCGTGCTGTCGTACGTGCTGCTGCTTGTGCCGGTGCTCGTCTCGGGCACGTGAGTTGAGCTATATCTCCCGGAACGTTCGGTTATTCACATGAATGATCCGTTTGCCGCTTCCGTGCGCGAGCACCGGGCCGTGGTGAGCCGTCAGTCGATCTGCACCGTCTTGCTCTCGGTGACCTGGTCGATGTCCGAGGTACGGATCGTGACGGACGCCTTCCACCGCCCCGGCGCTGGAAGTTGGACCGTCTCCGAACGCCAGCGCCCCTTCGCCTTGTTGATCCTCTCGAACTCCACGGAGAACGGGCCGAGATCCTGCTCGGGGAGGGTGAGCGACGCCTTCACCTCCTCGGTGCGAAGCTGCTTGCCGTCCGGGCCCTCGGTGACGATCCGCAGCGAGTTGCCGCCGGTCTGACCCGGTGTGATCCACAGCACCGCCGTGCCCTTGCCGCCGGGCCCGCCGGTGTCGAACGGGATCTTCTGCTGAAGCGTGAGTCCCTTACGGGTCTGGCCCGTACCGGCGCCGGGTTCCTTCCCGGCCGCCGTCAGCTCCTCGGTACGGCCCGGTTCGGTGCCGGTGAGGGCGGTGGCCACGATGAGCAGAACGGCGGCGACGGCGGCCTCCGCGAGCACGGAGCGGCGCAGACCGGCACGTTCGGGGTCGGCCTCGCGGGCCTTGCGTCGCCGCTCGCGGGCCATCGCAGCGCGCTGGCGGGCGAGTTGAGCGGCCCGGCCGCTCCGGTCGGGCGCCTCGTCCCCGCCCGGGGCCTCGGGGCCGTCCGCTCCGTCGGCCGCTCCGCGCGTCGCGCCGGACGTTGCGCCGTCCGCCGCGGCGCCCACGGTGGCGGGCACTTCCTCACGTACGTCCACGTCTGCGTTCGCGTTCGCGTTCGCGTTCGCGATGGCGTCGGCATCGGCATCGGAGTTCGCGTTCGTGATGGCCTCGGCGTCCTGGCGTGCCTCGCCGAGCCGTGCCGTCCACTGCCGTGAGACGGAGGCGAGGCCGACGAGGACGACGACCAGGCCCACCTTCGCCAGCAGCAGCCGCCCGTAGGACGTACCGACGAGGGCGCTCAGCGTGCCGAGCTGCCGCCACGACTGGTAGAGCCCCGTCACGGCCAGCACCAGCACGCTGCCGAACGCGATGCGTGAGAAGCGCCGTACGACATCGCGGGACGGGGACGGTCCCCAGTGGAGCACCGTCAGCAGCGAGGCCAGCCCGCCGAGCCACGCGGCGACCGCCAGCATGTGGATCACGTCGACGGGCATCGCCACCTGCGGCTGCAACCCCGTGGAGGCGTGCTCCGCGATGGCCCACGTCGCGGCGAGGCCGACGGCGACGACGCCTCCGCCGAGGGTGAGTCCCAACGTGACGTCCCGTACGCTCCGTTCGCCGTCGTCACTCTCGCCCCGTTCCCCGTCGCCGGTTGCGTCCGCATCGCCGGCCCCGCGCTCATCGACGCGCTCATCGACGCGCTCGGCTTCGCCGTCCCCGGCGCCGGCCTTCTCCGGACCGCCGTCCTCCGGCTCCGCTCCCCGGCCTCTTTCGTACGAGCCGAAGAGCACGGCGACGATCACGGCCGCCGTCCCCAGCAGCAGCAGCCGTGCGGCCAGGGCCGCGCCGGGCTTCGTCGCGAGGGAGTCCCGCAGTCCGCCGAGGTCGAAGACCTCGCTCAACTGCCCCGTACCGGTATAGGCGTTGCGCAGCAGCAGCATCAGCAAGGTCGCGCCGGTGAGCGTCAGCCAGCCCGTGACCACAAGCCGCTGTAGGCGGCGCACCGCCGCCCGCCGCGGCCCGCACGCCAGGACGAAGGCGCCGCCGCCCACCAGCAGCACGAAGCCCGCGTACGCCGCGTAGCGCCCCACCTGGTAGAGCCAGCCCACCGGGCCGCCGCCCGTCGCCTGCCCCTCGTCCGCGACGTTCGCCGCGGTCGCCGACGGATGCCCCACGGAGAAGGTGAACGCCCCGGCCACGGGATGGCTGTCGTCCGAGACCGCCTTCCAGGCCACGGTGTACGTGCCCTTGGGCCCGTCGGGCTTGAGGCCCACGGCGCGGGTGTTCGCCTTGCCGGGCACCTCGCGGACCTTGGCGGTGTCGAGCCGTTTGCCATCGGGGCCGAGCACACGTATCGAGTCGTCGGACATCGATACGCCCTCGGAGAAGGTCACGGTGACCTGCTTCGGCGGGCTCTTCACCACCCGGCCCTCCGCCGGGCTGCTGTCGGTCTGCACGGCGTGCGCCGAGGCCGGTGCGGCGGTGCCCACCACGGTGAGCAGTGCGCACAGCGCGGCGCCCAGCAGCGCGAGCAGGAGGTTCGCGGGCGTGAGGCGCCGCCCGCCGGGATGCGGCAGCGGACGCGGGCGCGCACGTACAGGCCCGCGCACGGGGGTACGGGGACGCCTGGTGGTGAGCGGCACGGGTCGGTCCCTCATTTCTTCGGTACGAAGTTCGTCGCCTCGACCGGCATCGTCACGTCGATGTCGCCGGACTTGCTGAAGTGGAGCGTCACCCGCACCTTCTCGCCCTTGACCGGTTTCCGCTCCGGTTTGAGGAACATGATGTGGTTTCCGCCTCTGGCCAGGCGCAGCGTCCCGTCCGCGGGCACCGCCAGCGAGTTCACGTGCTGCATCTGCTGCCCCGAGGTGGAGTGGAGCTGGGCCTCGCCGAAGCTCTTGCTCTTCACCGAGGTCAGCCGGTCCGCTGTCCCGCCGGTGTTCCTCACGGTGAGGAAGCCGCCCGCCATGTCGGCGGTGACCGGCTCGGGCATATAGGCACCGCTGACGGCCAGCCGGGGCCGCGAGCCGCCGGAGCCGTCTTGTGATTCGGAGTCGGAGCCGCACGCGGCGAGCGCGGAGAGCGCGACGGAGGCGGCCAGCAGCGCGGTGAGGCGGCGCCCCGTGGCGGGGCGCGGGGCGTGCGTCGTCACGGGTTCTCCCCCTTGATGATCTCGGGGAGTTCCTTCTGGAGGATCTCCGGCGTCGTGTTGCCCTCGGTGTAGAGCACGTGCGCCTTGTCGTCCTTCGGGGAGAAGGCGAGCAGTTGGGCGCCGTGCGTGGAGACGACGTCACCGTTCTTCTTCTTGTACGAGGGCTCGATGCTGACGCCGACGGTACGGGCGCCCGCCTGGATGGTGTCGAAGTCGCCCGTGAGCCCCGTGAACGAAGGGTCCTGTCCGCGCAGCCAGCTTCCCAGCTCCTTCGGCTTGTCGCGCTTGGGGTCGGACGTGACGAAGACGACCTGGAGCTTCTTCTTCTGCTCCGCGGTCAGCTTGGACCTGGCCACGGCGATGTTGCTCATCGTCAGCGGGCAGACGTCGGGGCAGTGGGTGTAGCCGAAGTACAGCAGCACCGGCTTGCCCTTGGTCTCCTCGATCAGGTCGTACTTCTCGCCGTGGGTGTCGGTGAGGGTGAGGTCGGGCTTCTCGAAGGGCTGGTCGAGCACTGCTCCGCCCTTTTTCTGAGGTTCGACGGAGGCGACGGCCTTGTCGCCGTCTCCTTCGTCGCCGCCGGACGAGCCGCCGCAGCCCGTGAGGAGGAGGGCGGCGGCGAGCGTGAGCGCCGCGGCGCTGAGAGTCGTGGTCTTACGCATAGGGCACTGGGCTTTCTGGCTTTCTGCTGCTGAGCAGCGAAGTGGATGCGTGTGTGGTGAGGGCGTGCGCCGGGCGCTCGGCTGCCGGGCCGGGGGCGGGGTGCCCGTACCGCCGTGGTGGTGCTGCCGTAGGCGGGTACGGCCGTGTGAGGAACGGTACGGACACCCCTGCCAGGCGCCACCGGCCGGGAGCCCCGAGTCAGGCGCCCCGAGTCAGGTGCTCGGCGTCATGAGCTGCGGCGCCGGCCCGCGAGCACGCCGAACGCGACCCCCGCGACCCCGGCCACGATGCCGACGGCCCCGAGCACGCGTGCGGTGTTGTCCGTACCGCCCCCTCCGGCCTGGTCCGAAGTCCCGCTCTCCGCCGAGGCCTTCTGCGAACCGGCCGCGGCCTCGGAGTGCCCGCCTTCCGCGTCCCCCGAGAGCTTCAGCACCGGAGCCGGATACTCCGGCTCGGGCTCGCCCTCCTTGGGCTCCTCGA from Streptomyces marispadix includes:
- a CDS encoding SCO family protein, which codes for MRKTTTLSAAALTLAAALLLTGCGGSSGGDEGDGDKAVASVEPQKKGGAVLDQPFEKPDLTLTDTHGEKYDLIEETKGKPVLLYFGYTHCPDVCPLTMSNIAVARSKLTAEQKKKLQVVFVTSDPKRDKPKELGSWLRGQDPSFTGLTGDFDTIQAGARTVGVSIEPSYKKKNGDVVSTHGAQLLAFSPKDDKAHVLYTEGNTTPEILQKELPEIIKGENP